A genomic window from Nodosilinea sp. FACHB-141 includes:
- a CDS encoding family 1 glycosylhydrolase, translating to MSADQMLPKLELWGGVECTVNRVGDRYFDQLQRNGHDTRIEDLDCFANLGIQAIRYPILWERTAPNGPEQADWSWADERLAYLDDIGIRPIVGLVHHGSGPPHTSLLDPEFANGLAEFAQAVATRYPWLEYYTPVNEPLTTARFSGLYGHWYPHAQDDRSFIRALINQCRGVALSMEAIRRVNPAAKLVQTEDLGKVFGTPLLSYQVAFENARRWLSFDLLCGRVDRSHELWDYLRQSGTEESDLDWFLDHPCPPDIFGINRYLTSDRFLDERLDRYPIHTHGGNGRHQYADVEAVRVCEEGICPPETLLKEVWERYHQPIAVTEVHLGCTREEQLRWLKEIWDAAQHLRQEGVDLRAVTAWSLLGAYDWNSLVTRDECFYEPGVFDVRPPCSSTLQSPSPRPTAIATMLRHLSHGEPYNHPLLEVPGWWQRSDRLLYPPISCFHTHTSEDSANFPSTHSLTHPSTHPPITPSPLLITGATGTLGQAFARICDVRGIPYRLLSRQDMDVTNPAMVEQVLTEMQPWAVINAAGYVRVDDAERESHLCRSINTDGAAILAESCAQRNIGLITFSSDLVFDGDRQQPYLESDPVAPLNVYGHSKAQAERQVLHHHPDSLVIRTSAFFGPWDDHNFLTIALRTLKAGQPFLAAEDAIVSPTYVPDLVNASLDLLVDGERGIWHLANPGAIAWADLARQTAQLAGVDASAIQPCSTQSFGYAASRPAYSVLSSERGILLPDLDRAIAQYLHECDRVHV from the coding sequence ATGAGTGCAGACCAGATGTTACCCAAGCTGGAACTTTGGGGTGGCGTTGAATGTACTGTGAACCGGGTGGGCGATCGCTATTTTGATCAGCTCCAGCGCAATGGTCACGATACCCGCATCGAAGACCTCGACTGCTTTGCCAACCTGGGCATCCAGGCTATTCGCTACCCGATTCTTTGGGAACGCACAGCCCCCAATGGCCCAGAGCAAGCCGACTGGAGCTGGGCAGACGAGCGATTAGCGTACCTAGACGATATTGGGATTCGTCCCATTGTTGGCCTAGTACACCACGGCAGCGGTCCACCTCACACCAGCTTGCTAGACCCGGAGTTCGCCAACGGCCTGGCTGAGTTTGCCCAGGCCGTTGCCACCCGCTACCCCTGGCTGGAATATTACACCCCAGTCAATGAACCTCTGACCACCGCCCGCTTCAGCGGGCTGTATGGCCACTGGTATCCCCATGCCCAGGACGATCGCAGCTTTATTCGAGCGTTGATCAACCAATGCCGTGGGGTTGCCCTATCCATGGAGGCCATTCGTCGCGTTAACCCGGCGGCGAAGTTGGTGCAGACCGAAGACCTGGGTAAGGTTTTTGGTACACCGCTGTTGAGTTATCAGGTTGCCTTTGAAAATGCGCGGCGATGGCTATCCTTTGATCTGCTCTGCGGCCGGGTAGATCGGAGCCACGAGCTATGGGACTATTTGCGTCAGAGCGGAACTGAGGAATCGGATTTAGACTGGTTTCTCGATCATCCCTGCCCGCCCGATATTTTTGGCATTAACCGCTACTTGACCAGCGATCGCTTCCTAGATGAACGGCTCGATCGCTACCCAATCCACACCCACGGCGGCAACGGGCGGCATCAATACGCCGATGTGGAAGCCGTTCGGGTCTGTGAGGAAGGCATTTGTCCTCCCGAGACTTTGCTAAAGGAAGTCTGGGAACGCTACCACCAGCCCATCGCTGTCACCGAGGTTCACCTAGGCTGCACCCGCGAGGAACAACTGCGCTGGCTTAAGGAAATTTGGGATGCCGCTCAGCACCTGCGCCAGGAGGGGGTAGACCTGCGGGCCGTCACCGCCTGGTCACTTCTTGGTGCCTACGACTGGAACAGCCTCGTTACCCGCGACGAGTGCTTTTACGAGCCGGGCGTCTTTGACGTGCGTCCCCCATGCAGCAGCACGCTGCAATCGCCCTCACCCCGCCCCACAGCGATCGCCACCATGCTCCGCCACCTCTCCCACGGCGAGCCCTACAATCATCCCCTCCTGGAAGTTCCCGGCTGGTGGCAGCGGAGCGATCGGCTTCTCTATCCCCCTATTTCCTGTTTCCATACCCACACCTCAGAAGATTCTGCTAATTTCCCATCTACCCACTCACTCACCCACCCATCTACCCATCCACCCATCACCCCATCACCCCTCCTGATCACCGGAGCGACCGGCACACTCGGTCAAGCCTTCGCTCGCATCTGTGACGTACGGGGCATTCCCTACCGCCTGCTGAGTCGACAGGATATGGATGTTACCAATCCAGCCATGGTTGAGCAGGTGCTGACGGAGATGCAGCCGTGGGCTGTGATCAATGCGGCGGGTTATGTGCGCGTCGATGATGCAGAGCGGGAGTCTCACCTGTGCCGCAGCATTAACACCGATGGGGCCGCCATTCTGGCGGAGAGTTGTGCGCAGCGCAATATTGGGCTGATCACCTTTTCCTCAGATCTGGTGTTTGATGGCGATCGCCAACAGCCCTACCTGGAGAGCGATCCCGTCGCGCCGCTGAATGTCTACGGCCACAGCAAGGCCCAGGCAGAACGTCAGGTGCTACACCACCATCCCGATTCTTTAGTCATTCGCACCAGTGCTTTCTTTGGCCCCTGGGACGATCACAACTTCCTGACGATTGCCCTCCGCACCCTGAAGGCGGGGCAGCCCTTTTTAGCAGCGGAGGATGCGATCGTGTCCCCCACCTATGTTCCCGATCTGGTGAATGCCAGCCTTGACTTGCTGGTTGATGGAGAGCGCGGTATCTGGCACCTAGCTAATCCAGGAGCGATAGCCTGGGCAGACCTGGCTCGTCAGACGGCGCAGCTTGCCGGAGTAGATGCATCCGCTATTCAACCCTGCTCCACCCAAAGCTTTGGCTATGCGGCATCTCGCCCCGCTTACAGTGTGCTCAGCAGCGAACGTGGGATTTTGCTGCCAGATCTGGATCGGGCGATCGCCCAGTATTTGCATGAGTGCGATCGGGTTCATGTTTAG
- a CDS encoding sugar MFS transporter, which yields MRLAKKPLPSLWIGVAIYFYAFIAIGIAEAGLGVLLPSILTAYSLTPATVTLLFVSQITGYITAALTSSLVSHRLGLGRMLLGAASLLTLALLTYALAPFWLLMVAAGTLLGLGIGFIDAGINTAMVQDARSAHLIGTLHGFYGIGACSGPAIATTLLAVGLSWRQVYGVLASLTSLLMVGVFAALVCRYPTIVKRPAEQDSLAGTHLKRALRTPIVFLFGAFLFVYVGVEASLSNWAYSVQVIARSTPPLLAGYSVSAYWLGLTVGRFGLGYLLRSLGAIRTITPSLGLLLVGLLCWWQLPNPLVSLPLVGFALAAIFPTIIWLIPKRLPEALVPAAVSFATSAASVGAALIPAGLGWVTSRSDLGVIPLLMLPMAIAMGGLHYWLIRSPKK from the coding sequence ATGCGCCTTGCCAAAAAGCCATTGCCGTCCCTCTGGATTGGCGTAGCGATTTACTTCTACGCCTTTATTGCCATTGGCATCGCCGAAGCAGGGTTAGGGGTTTTGCTGCCCTCTATCTTGACGGCCTATAGCCTGACCCCGGCCACCGTAACGCTGCTCTTTGTCAGCCAAATCACCGGTTACATTACAGCAGCTCTCACCAGCAGCCTCGTCAGTCATCGGTTGGGGCTGGGGCGCATGCTCTTGGGGGCGGCCAGTCTGCTGACGTTAGCCCTGCTCACCTATGCCCTGGCTCCCTTCTGGCTGTTAATGGTGGCGGCGGGCACCCTGCTGGGGTTAGGCATTGGGTTCATCGATGCCGGGATCAACACGGCTATGGTGCAAGATGCTCGCAGCGCCCACCTGATTGGGACCCTGCACGGCTTCTACGGAATTGGGGCATGCTCCGGCCCAGCCATTGCCACTACGCTATTGGCGGTAGGCCTCAGCTGGCGGCAGGTCTATGGCGTGCTGGCCAGTCTCACCAGCCTGTTGATGGTGGGCGTGTTCGCCGCCTTGGTTTGCCGTTACCCTACCATAGTGAAACGACCCGCCGAACAAGATTCACTAGCGGGGACGCACCTAAAGCGAGCGCTGCGCACCCCGATCGTCTTTCTGTTTGGAGCGTTTTTGTTTGTCTATGTGGGTGTTGAGGCGTCCTTGAGCAACTGGGCCTACAGCGTGCAGGTGATCGCTCGCTCGACGCCGCCGTTGCTGGCGGGCTACAGCGTTAGCGCCTACTGGCTGGGGCTAACCGTGGGGCGCTTTGGGCTAGGCTATCTGCTGCGATCGCTGGGCGCTATCCGTACTATCACCCCGTCCCTGGGATTGCTGCTGGTCGGGCTGCTGTGCTGGTGGCAACTGCCCAACCCATTAGTCAGCTTACCCCTGGTTGGGTTTGCCCTGGCGGCCATCTTTCCCACCATTATTTGGCTGATTCCCAAGCGCTTGCCAGAAGCCTTAGTTCCCGCTGCCGTGAGCTTTGCCACCAGTGCCGCCAGCGTGGGGGCAGCACTGATTCCTGCCGGGCTGGGCTGGGTGACCAGCCGGTCAGACCTGGGGGTGATTCCCCTGTTGATGCTGCCCATGGCGATCGCCATGGGTGGTTTACACTACTGGCTCATCCGCTCCCCCAAGAAATAG
- the hpnH gene encoding adenosyl-hopene transferase HpnH — protein sequence MAISLQQALGVGQYLVTQRLKGRKQYPLVLMLEPLFRCNLACSGCGKIQHPKEILKQNLSPEDCFAAAEECGAPVVSIPGGEPLLHPQIDEIVQGLVARKKFVYLCTNGLLLEKSLDKFTPSPYLSFSVHLDGMKDLHDRCVDRKGVFDIAISAIRAAKARGFRVTTNTTVFEGTDPQEIQSLFDYLTELKVDGMMVSPGYSYDWAPNQEHFLKRDQTKALFREILAPFTAGKKKWEFNHNPLFLDFLTGQKDYDCTPWGSPSYSVLGWQKPCYLLNEGHYETFQELLDNTDWEKYGHKSGNPECADCMVHCGYEPTAAEAAMQPQNMLRAMGSLF from the coding sequence ATGGCAATCAGTCTGCAGCAGGCCCTGGGCGTGGGGCAATATCTTGTCACTCAGCGCCTCAAAGGGCGTAAGCAGTATCCCCTGGTGTTGATGCTAGAGCCGCTGTTTCGCTGCAATCTGGCCTGCTCGGGCTGCGGCAAAATTCAGCATCCCAAAGAAATTTTGAAGCAGAACCTGTCGCCCGAAGACTGCTTTGCGGCGGCGGAAGAATGCGGTGCCCCGGTGGTTTCGATCCCCGGTGGGGAACCGCTGCTGCACCCTCAGATTGACGAGATTGTGCAGGGTTTGGTAGCGCGCAAAAAGTTTGTCTACCTCTGCACCAACGGCCTGCTGCTCGAAAAGAGTCTCGACAAGTTTACGCCGTCGCCCTACCTCTCGTTTAGCGTTCACCTAGACGGCATGAAGGACCTGCACGACCGCTGCGTCGATCGCAAGGGTGTCTTCGACATCGCCATCAGCGCCATCCGGGCTGCCAAAGCGCGAGGCTTCCGAGTCACCACCAACACCACCGTGTTTGAGGGCACTGATCCCCAGGAAATCCAGTCTCTGTTTGATTACCTGACCGAGCTGAAAGTAGACGGCATGATGGTGTCGCCGGGCTACAGCTATGATTGGGCCCCTAACCAAGAGCACTTCCTCAAGCGCGATCAGACCAAAGCGCTGTTTCGAGAAATTTTGGCCCCGTTTACGGCGGGCAAAAAAAAGTGGGAATTTAACCACAACCCGCTCTTTTTAGACTTCTTGACGGGGCAAAAAGACTACGACTGCACCCCCTGGGGCAGCCCCAGCTACAGCGTGCTGGGTTGGCAAAAACCCTGCTATTTGCTGAATGAAGGCCATTACGAAACTTTCCAAGAACTCCTCGACAACACCGATTGGGAGAAGTACGGCCACAAGAGCGGCAACCCCGAGTGCGCCGATTGCATGGTGCACTGCGGCTACGAGCCGACGGCGGCAGAAGCGGCCATGCAGCCGCAGAATATGCTGCGCGCCATGGGTAGCCTGTTCTAG
- a CDS encoding squalene/phytoene synthase family protein — protein MPSIKSALDLLKETSRTFFIPISLLPPGLQEAVASAYLCMRAIDQIEDHPTLDGGIKISLLRQISLNLQAGTESSAVADFAAGLEDYSEQLEEVTLRIGEWALLAPDTIAPRIWDATAAMADRMAYWAEQNWQIKTEADLDRYTFSVAGAVGLMLSDLWAWYDGTETSRMEAIGFGRGLQSVNILRNHLEDKDRGVDFFPEGWTADDMQRYARRNLRMADAYTQALPKGPALLFCRIPLALATATIDALAQGREKLTRADVMAIVTPLLGVGKSIELMTKV, from the coding sequence ATGCCGTCGATTAAATCTGCGTTGGACTTGCTAAAAGAGACCAGCCGAACATTTTTCATCCCGATCAGCTTACTCCCTCCTGGGCTTCAGGAAGCGGTGGCATCTGCGTACCTGTGCATGCGGGCGATCGACCAGATTGAAGACCATCCGACCCTAGATGGCGGCATTAAAATTAGCCTGCTGCGCCAAATTAGCCTCAATCTACAGGCGGGCACAGAATCCTCAGCGGTAGCTGACTTTGCGGCGGGGCTAGAGGACTACAGCGAACAGCTCGAAGAGGTGACCCTACGCATTGGCGAATGGGCCTTGCTGGCCCCCGACACCATCGCCCCTCGGATCTGGGATGCCACTGCCGCCATGGCCGATCGCATGGCCTACTGGGCCGAGCAAAACTGGCAGATCAAAACCGAAGCCGATCTCGATCGCTACACCTTTAGCGTGGCCGGGGCCGTCGGGCTGATGCTGTCTGACCTCTGGGCCTGGTATGACGGCACCGAAACCAGCCGGATGGAGGCGATCGGCTTTGGGCGCGGCCTGCAATCGGTCAACATTTTGCGCAATCATCTAGAAGATAAAGATCGCGGCGTCGACTTTTTCCCGGAGGGCTGGACGGCGGATGACATGCAGCGCTACGCTCGCCGCAACCTCAGAATGGCCGACGCCTATACCCAAGCTCTGCCCAAGGGACCAGCTCTGCTGTTTTGCCGCATTCCCCTTGCCCTGGCCACCGCCACCATTGATGCCCTGGCCCAGGGACGAGAAAAGCTCACCCGAGCCGATGTGATGGCGATCGTGACGCCGCTGCTCGGCGTTGGCAAATCGATCGAACTTATGACTAAAGTCTAG